The Alnus glutinosa chromosome 3, dhAlnGlut1.1, whole genome shotgun sequence nucleotide sequence CCACTCAGAACCTGGCTCATCACAATCTGAGTTCCTTTGACTTGGCGCACGACTTTCATCATATCGGTCTCAACGGTTTCGAAGTTGTGGAGGACCTTATTCGCTCTGCGGACTGCTTGGACTCGAACCAGTTGCAGCTCGCACAGGCTATATTGGAACGGCTCAACCCACGGCTCCGATCCCCGGTCGGAAAGCCGCTCCAACGAGCCGCGTTTTACTTCAAAGAAGCTTTGCAAACCCTCCTGACCACCGCAGGCTCGAACCGGCCGGCTCGGCTCTCTTCCTGGTCCGAAATCGTCCAGAGCATCAGAACCTACAAGGCCTTCTCTGGAATCTCCCCCATCCCTCTGTTCTCTCACTTCACCACCAACCAAGCCCTCCTCGAAGCTCTCCACTGCTCTACCTTCGTCCACGTTGTCGACTTCGACATCGGACTCGGCGGCCAATACGCTTCCTTCATGAGAGAACTCGCCGAAAGATCATCATCATCCGACACTTGCAAACCCAACGGCAACGCACCGGTTCTCCGAGTCACCGCCGTCGTGCCAGAAGAGTACGCCGTCGAAAGCAGGCTGATCAAAGAAAAACTCTCGCAGTTCGCTCAAGAGCTAAAGATCAGACTCCAGGTCGACTTCGTTCCCTTTCGCACCTTCGAAGCACTATCTTTCAAAGCTGTCAAATTCATCGACGGCGAGAAGACCGCGATGCTTCTATCTCCGACCATCTTTCGCCGTCTCAGCTCGAACAACCGCATCGCCGCTTTCGTCAGCGATCTCCGCCGAGTCTCGCCAAGTGTCGTTGTTTTCGTGGATAACGAAGGGTGTACGGAAGGCACCGGAACGGCATCTTTCCGTCGGAGTTTCGTGGACAGCCTGGAGTTCTACTCCTTGATGCTCGAGTCCCTAGACGCGGCCGCCCCCGGCGGCGACTGGGTCAGGAAGATCGAGACCGTTTTGCTGCGGCCAAGAATTTCGGCGGCTGTTGAGGCCACGTGGAGGCGGGCCCCACCGTGGAGAGAGGTTTTCTGTGGGGCAGGCATGAGGCCCGTGCAGTTGAGCCCGTTCGCAGACTTTCAAGCCGAGTGTTTGTTGGGAAAGGTACAGGTCAGGGGTTTCCACGTGGCGAAAAGTCAGGCTGAGTTGATGCTTTGCTGGCACGAGAGGCCCATGGTTTCTACGTCAGCTTGGAGGTGTTAGGCACTAGTAATTCTAAACGTCCTACTTATATTTTTGTTGTCTCTCTAAAAatttatgtgacttttaaaattattatttaatcaaaatacAATAGTCATTTATCAAGACTATCATAAATcaaaaagtcacatcatttttagaaagataaaaaaaaaaaaaaaaaaaaaaagtatgacgTTTAGAACTACCTGTTAGGCAGCAACTGATGGGGGTTAAATTCATAATTAGGGGGAAATATGGTAATTTGTGTTTATTTAGTGTTTTGTAAGGGAAGAGCCAGGTTAAGTGTGGCTCTGTTTCTTAATACTCCTTTATTGTTGTTACACATAAGTCTTTTGCTTGTTGCCAAACCAACATGTTTGGAAATTTATGGGGTATCTATTTGGGGattatatttgaaattgagTAACGTTACTTTACATTCATGTATGAAAAATGCACGTTtcccaaaataattaattacataagattgtcaaattaaacatcatttgaaaattaaatttagaagaGAATATTTGAAAAGTGTAgtatttctctttatttattacaCTCATTTCATATTGGTTGAAGTGAcgtgttttaataaaaagtcacttaaaatatattacattagCCAAcgtaaaataaatataataattcaaTGTGAAAAGTACCActatttatagaaaattataggatttttattcttatttttattttattttttagccaAAATGCCGTTGTTTAACACATTCTTTTGTTGGTTAGGCACAAAAGGCAACATATGTTCTGAAACCTTCGTGCTCTTTTATGTTTGAATGAATGGATTATTCGAGGAGTTTCCACTAAATTGAAGAGAGAACTAGGTTGTATATGCCGATGTATGAATAATGATATACATCACCCTAAAGCTTATATGACTTGGCTCTTCATATTATTTTGTGCATGGTAATTGATTTTTCGGTTGGCAAGACAACACTACATAAACTTTGGATTGATGGGAGGGGGATAATGGGTTGATATATAGCATTGCTTGTCTATGTACTCTTAGCTGCATTTGAAGTTTATTGGTATAGTTTTCGGTTTGATGACATGTTATCTCTGAAGGCACTTTCTTTGTAACCTACAAGACAAAAAGATTAAACAACAGAACTTGTTGGGTGTGTCGATGAAGTTTCACTCTGATGTCTAAGTCAGATTCTTGTGGATAAAAATACGAGAAATGCGAGAGCATAGAAAAATCATAGAGATTTGATACCTGTGATAGGAGTCTATTTAATCGTGTAGGATTTGAGCTCATCCAGCAAGAGGTCTTGCTCGGTCAAGATTACTCtttatttgaattcaaataaatCTCTTATCTCATATCGTGCAGGATAAGAGATAATAACGGAGGATTCGAGATTAAGACTTTGCAGTACATTTCCAGGGATTATGGGACAGAGATTCCCCATAACTTCCTCCTATAATACTGGGATAAGGATCCCATGTATCTTTCATCCCAATTACCTTGTGGTAGTTCTGGAAAATTTGATTATGAAACCATCTGAATATGGGCATTCTGTATGATTATTTTCGTGGTCCTAGGACAGTGATGTCCTGAGACTTATTGACCATATTCCTCCTTGGTCCTGGTGGGCTAGGGATCTTCGCATTCAGAAGCCCTTGGTTGATTATTATTCGTGAAATTCTCTGCATGAGTATTTGAAATGTCCTCTATCCGAGGTCTCTAAAGGCTAAATCGAAGGCACTTACAATCGATGGAATCTTGATAGGCTGTTGACGAAGTATGACTCCTTTTTGGGCTTGATGGACCAGATTGGCCCATAGGCCCACTCGTGGGCTTGTATGAACTGTTAGTGTGACAATTTTCCCAACAAAGTTCAAAGTTTAAGGTTTCATTTGTTAATGCCTTTTAAAttgtgctttttgttttttgtttgaaaaagtgttatgaTATAACATAAAAATGAATGTAGTTCTTAGTGTTTTTGTATTtcgagttgtttgttaatattttttatttaaaaagataaaataaaaagaataagaaaaaagtgttatcaaatcatttttttttacttgactGTTAATAAAGTTAAACTGTAAGAGTAAGCAGAGTTTGATATAACGGTTGAAATTACGTGTCTGTTAATATTCAATAATTAGATTTTAATTATCGTTAAATTAAAAGTTATTGGTTGTCAATTGCGATTACATGTATGATAGTAAACATGCATTGAAAATTGCTAAATTGACACTATAAAGAGTCCACTGCATACCAATTTaagatacaaaaaatataatcttCTGTCTCTTTCAAAACCTCTTGTAGTTTTAAAAGTCAAGTATCTCTCTCTTGCTATAAAAGAAACTCTGAGGgttttttagtttgattttattttgtacaaaacacaacCAAACTATATAAATATTTCTGGGCTCCATTGTGGGCATACCAATTTATCAGAATTGACTTGATAAAAGTGACTTAATAACCTACTTTACagcatttaatttcttgttttatctttttgttattACAACTTTAACCACAAACAAATTTCTATAGTTCACTCCCATATACCAATGAGCCaacatattttacaaaatttacaaaCATACAGTCCCCTTTTTCCTTTGTGCCCCAAGAGAGAAGATCGGTGCTAAGGAAAACAGAGTAAATAATAGTAGAGCGGCCAATCTCGTGATAAACTGAAAAGGACAAGTAATACACTCAATGTAAAATTGTTATGCAATACATCCGCTATTGTGTACAAAGATTTGCCCTTCATCCTTtctatagtttttattattttatgaaaaattacaCTTATCCCcttaatttatcattttatttgcAATATCCCCCCATAATATTTCAATTTGTAAGACGTACCTTACCAATCTATCATGCATGTTGCAACTTGCAaagttttatgattttttgttaaattataacGAATGGAGGGTACAATGAACATTTTAcgtaataataaaaatacatagcataagaaaacaaaattccaaaaaaaaaaaaaaagctcccaGGGTTGGCTGTGGGTCACCTCCGagcaaaatagaaaaattaaagttGGGTATAgttgtattttataaattttatgttGGGTGAGAAAATCAAACCCTAAGTGATCTCAGTTAGGAAGGTTTGGACTTTGGAATTCAATGATCATTTTAACAATTATTAATTGTATTATTAAGAAGCTGGAAAAATGCTTGAAGTATTATAGATTTTATTGTGTTATTTTTACAATTTGACATGACATTTATTACGTCAGACATGTTAGCCATATCAACCTCACAACCCCATCTCTTTCACGTCAATTGTGCTATCCAATGGCTTCTAGGACTGGTCGGTCTAGTCGATTATTGGGGTTACCGAACCACCCTCGATGGCTCATTGGGGGAGGGGGGTTGTGCCGACCACCCCCGTGGGCCGTGGCTTATGGGCGACCACCCCAATGGCTTGCGAGGGTGGTTGCGATCACCCTAATTGTTTCAAGAGCGGTCTCAGAACACTCGAAGATTTGGCGGGGTGATTAACCACCCCCTCACCCTTAAAATGGGTGGTTGGACCATCCGAAACCTTATTTACtttgctttttatattttatattttttttgcattttttaagGCTTATGTGACAGCCCTAAGGACCGTTTAGCACCCTGTAAATTGCTACGTTAATTCAGTGGTTGACATAGTATGTACTATATCGATCATTATGTCAGTTAGTAGTAGAATGtaataaaatctataaaaataataatatatgcaTGACTCTACATAGATTATTATAGACCTaccaacacttaaaaaaaaaaaaaaaaaaagaggtgcgATGGGATTCATGATTGGataagtttctttttttaatcaagcAAGCCCAATGCtccatttctttctttggcAAATGGCAACTACAATCACAAGTTTACAACCACTGTCACGTCTTAGACGGGCTAGACGGGCTGCACATTTAGGAAACACTTATAATTTTTAGTCAAATTTCCTACTATTCTTTGCAAAAAAATCATCCCTTCAGTGGGCCAACAATTAATAGACCGAAAGAGCACTCAAAGACTATAAGAAAGCCTGAAAcaggagaggatccaaatgttTGCCTTCTTGGGCTTAAGAACCTGATCCCTGACTCATGCTTGTTTCTTTCCAAAGGGCACCTTACGACACCGTTTCGTCCCGAGATCCTCATGATCTTTTATCAAACAGAAAATCCACAAACTCTATGACAATTAATAATTATAGTTAAACATTGGTATTGAAAATTTAAAGTTTGGTTAGTCGGATTCGAAGCGCGTAGTATCGCAGAAATGGCGCTTCTCGGATCCAACGTAACAAGCGAGGTGAGGATTTATCTCGGTCCGTCTCTTTCGATGCATGTTCTTTTCACTCTTTTCAGCTAGGGTTTTGtaatgcaatatatatatttttgaaaattctgagtCGAATAATGCGATTGTGGAGCTGTAATTCTTTGGTTATGCAAATATTCATAGGATAATAATTATAGAATTATTCATCGGATAAATTCCTAGCAAAATTCTCATTATTGCAGTGGCAAACTGgaattttgttcttgaaggtgataaaagaatattttgagcTATGTCTGAAAATTCGTTTACAGAATAGATTGTgaaatataaatgttattagaTTTAATCACACAATAGCTATGAGATGAGGAGGTGGATTTGGTGCTGTTAAAGATGACAACGGAGTTGCAAATAAATGAGGCTTGTAACTTTGTGGTTTGCAAGGATAGAGTAGAAGAAATGTTGAGTGTCTGAAGTTGTTCTATTTTAGAGTTCAAGAATGTATCTTGAAGTTTTCAACCATTTGGGATTGCTCATTGCACAGGATAGTTCTATGAGTTTGGCTTGTCTGGGAAAAAGTCACTAGAGATCTCGTGTAAAAATAAACGGTCAAGATTGCAAGATTAGTAGAGAGCTCCAATTATTTTTTCACCGTAGGCAATCTTGACCGATTATTTTTGCACAGGAGGATCTCCGGTGTTTTTTTCACTGGAGGCAAGCCAAACTCCTTTATGAGATATTTCTAcattttattaagttttgtGAGAGCTTTGCTTTTTATATCTTGTTCCTCCATTTATCTTTGTTTGTACTTGTTCTTAGTAAATTATTAATTCTTAATTgaattaattacttaattagtatttttattttgctttttattGTAGCGTACAATATTAGAACTCGTTTGCTTCTCCCAATAGTACATGCTTAAATTGATGTTAGACTATATTTGATGCAGGTTGGGCTGCGGTTGCTTCTTTGTCCTCTTGGTTCTAACATTGTAATTCGAACAGCATGGTAAGCTTTGGATAAATTTTGTTATGACCATTTGTTAGTGTCTTTTTTATCCcaagggtagctcaatcggttgggaCCACGTCTCATGAAACGGAAGTCACTAGTTAGAATCTCTCATTCCCCTCCCATTGGGgtaaaaaaacttataaaaaaaaaaaaaaaaaatctttcctgcAAATCCtttctcgatttttttttttaaacgtatACACTATTGGAATCCAGTAACAGTTGATGATTATTGCGGAGGTCATTTTTTACTTCAAATATGTACTTAGCATGCAGGATTTCAGTCTTTCAACGGCCATCTTCTGATATGTGCTTCTTTCACTGCAAACTAGAAGCAAATTACTTGTTTTTGGTGTTAACATAACATTTAACTTTCTGCTTGTGCAGCTGTTCTATTGGGATTGCTTTACCTGTGTACTCCACATTCAAGGCAATTGAGAGGAAAGATCAAAATGAGCAACAAAGGATGCTTTTGTATTGGGCAGGtcataattttttggttttgctttGTAGTTCGGCTTCGGTCGGCTTGGGTTTTGGGGTGTCTCTTGTGGTTTCAGTTGGCTTCAATAGGCTTGGTCTTTGGGTGTCTCTGGGTTTTGTTgtagtgggtgttttttttGGGGCGTTTAGGGTTTTGTGGGTGTTGTTAGGGTGTTCTGCTGTTTTTGGGCTTGTTCTTGGGCTTTGGGTTTGTAAGTGCTCCTTGTATACTGCCTGTGTACTGGGACGTTtttcgcttttttaataaaattgcttacttatcaaaaaaaaaaaaaaaaaattttgttttcctctggttttcttcttttcccaAAACTCTGATCACCTTTCATCtgtatatgtaaattttgaatATTATGCTTGTTTTGTGCTTTCTTGCTTAAAACTTGCTTCTTAGTTTTGTGTCCTCTAGTATCCTACTTTGTTGTCAAAAAGTAGGCCATCTTATTAATGTTTTGTGTGAACCTTAAATCCTAAGTATGTTTCAAGTTTATTTGCTGTCTCGGTAGGCCCAAAGGCATTCAGAGGTCCACAAAAGCCAGACAGGGTTACAGTTgggtcaaatttaattttttatgatatGATGGTGGCCTCTTCTAATTCAAAACCATATAGAGGTATCGTTATTGGATTAGAATCCTATTCGGCTAAAGATAATGCTATAGACTTGAATAAGGATTCTTCTAAAGCTTTAGAGTTAAACAAAGACTCTTCTAGTTGTAGTGAGAACCAATTGACACCCTCTTTTACCTTTTTCTGTTTTGTAAGGCAGGAGAAGGAAGGGGTAGAATCAATTTCGTAAATGTCTAGCATAAATATGAATCATGAAAATCTACATTTATCCTTGAAAGGGTTGAATGCACAAAAGAAAGCTTTTAGTAGCCAGCTCCATTCCATGTATCTTGAGCTGTAGAATGCATATGGAGGTTTATCATCAAGGTTTTTGTTGAGAGGGATAGAAATTGAAGAGTATACCACGGAGCCATTTGGCATAACTAGTTTTTGCGGTCTACTCTTGAACTAATGGCGATTAAGGGGAGACACAACAATAGCCTTCCCTTATCAATAACATTTATTATTCTAATGATTAAGTCAGTACTGTTGGGTGACTTAACTATATGTTTTATCTTTGCTGATATGGGACAAGTTTAAGTTACCTGGATGATAGTATCTTAATGCTTGCTGAATTTCTTGAAGTGCATGACCTTTAGCCTCTAGCATGCTACTAATCTGATACTATTCACGTCTTTGAATGAGTGCAGTTTATGGATCTTTCAGCATTGTGGAAGTCTTTTCTGACAAGCTTATTTCTTGGTATAATTTTGAACCCCACTTAGCTAATTGTAAACAATTTCATTTGGTTATATGAGACAAGTTCTCTTCATAAGGTTATATTGGACATGTTGTGCCGTTGTGAGACCCCATATGAAAGGTCTAAGTGTTGCTTGGTAGAGTTGATGTGGTAACtatttgatgatattttgtttACATTTCTCCCAGGTGTAACTAGCTTTTCTTAGTGTCTTATGCAGATTCAAGCaagttctttctttctcttttgattttgttgattTGATTGGTTTTATGATTGAAATTAGTTGCCAAATCAAAAAGTTTTGGATGAATTTAAATATTTGAGTTTTGCATCAATAAGCTTTGGCTCAAATAGCACTCCCTCCTGCCATAAGAATGGGGTGGAGGGTGGGTTGTTGGTTCAAGACCCACTGGGTGTGTGCAACTtgccaataaaaagaaaaatgactctTCAAAACATACTAGTCAAGGAGGGCTATTACTTGGGAGAAAATTTTATCTTCAGAATGGTCTGTGCTTTGCTCATGTGTTTGTACTGTTATGCAAGCTGTTTGCATTACAAAATCTGTATAGCCAATAGTGAGAGCTCAAACATAAGTAAGAACACAGTTTCCTTCATTTATACCTCTTCACTTGCATTCTTTATATTCTTAGCCTCTTGTCATTTActtgttaatgtttttgatCAGAAAGCAGATGCCCTCTACAAAAAGATAGGAAAGCAGATGGTCCTAACCAATCAATTTTTTCTGACAAGGCTCTGCTTGGTGAAGTGAAAATTTATTTGTGGGAAAAAGTCATGACACAAAATATGGTTTTAAACACTATTAGTTATAGTTATTCATGTGATTCATTTGCACCAGACAGAAGTGATAATAACACCAACTtgataaatttcataaaattgtgCCCAATAGCTCCAATTCAAATGGCGCTTCCTCCCCTTGTAAAAAAAAGGTGAATGGTGAGGTTGCACACTCGAAACCCATTGGGTGCatttccaataaaaataaaaataaaaacaaatttccttatattttttcattatgtGCAGGTGTCCTTTGTACTACCACCTGAAATTTGCGTTTCTTGTTTGGCTTCAACTTCCATCTGCTGATGTGAGTTTGAGCTTATGGTTCTTTTTGAGTATATGGCAAGTCCTGGGGGGAAAACGTTGTATTTTGCTTTTGACAACTATTTTTGTACCTCTAGATTGCCACGTATATTAAATTTAGACATGGTGTGAACTCAGTTTGCATTGACTGTTTGCTTTCCTCCAGGGGGCCAAGCAATTGTACATGAACCACCTACGTCCGTTCTTCTTGAGACATCAAGCTAGAATTGATCAAATTATGGGTTTTGCATATGGTGAATTGGTATGTTCTTTAACTGCCGGTATGTTTTGTACAGCATAACCATGTGTGAATGTGTCAATTTGGGGTATTTGTGtccattttttgaaattataacatGGTGTAAAGATCAAATACTATGAATATGCTTCTTTACTTTCTTAGGAAAAAATATAGAATAAATTCAAATCCCCGCATCCCTGACACCCATAATCAGTCAGAACCAAAGACCTGTGTCTTTGAAAGGTTAAGAAGACCAGTAGGCTGGTGGTGGTACTTGATTATGCTGACACCTAATATTTTGGGATAACTGAGGTGCTCTAACTCATTCCTTATTTCTCTTGGTTAACTGGGCGTTAAAAGTAGGTGGTTTTAGGTTTAACTTGAGAAAACGACGCTCATGCCTTCGTTTACATGAAATGCAGATTTAAATGGGTTTCACGGTTCTCTATATTTGCAGGTTAAACTCATAAGCGCACATCAAGCCGAAATTCAGTTCGTTAAGAATATGCTTATGAAGATTATGGGATCAGGTGAGGGCTATAGTGGTCTGCAATGCTTTTGGTCGTTTGTTGACTCCACCAATTATGTATTCAGGCTGAAAACTgtgctcttttttcttcttctctttttgggtTCTGAACCAGCGGACCAATTTCTAAGGGCTGCTGTGAAAGGTGATCAACCACGACAGCACAGTGCAATTGAAGGCCCGACAAGAACATCCCCAGATACCGACTCAGATCATGATGGTTGATACCTTCCTGTAAATATGCATGATTTTCAATCCTTTTTATCATCATTCCCCTCCCCCCTCCATCCCCTcccaaaggaaaagaaaaccaataaaagagagagaaaaaaagtgCTATGTTAGTGGGTGTGGTATTATTTTCATACGATCAAATATGGTAAGCCAAGCTTATAGCTGGCATCACATTTCTGTAGAATCTTTTCCAAGAAATAGCTGCCAAAACATAAGGCTTGTGTATAACCTTTGTTCGTACATGGAACCTTTATGGTAAATGCAATCTACTTGTGTCTCCCTGTAAtatcacattttattttattccaaGTGATATAATGGTGAGAGCTCCCCTTCTCCCTTGagagacccccccccccccccccccccccccccctttttttgtttctctctctctctctctctctctctctctctccccttccttttttggttgtgtttttgtcCTTGAGCCTACTGCCCTTGGGCCACCTCTAGCCCCTCCTTTGCCCCCAGTCCCACCCTTGCCACCCCCTCCTCTTTACTCCCCCGTGCGTGCACGAGTACCAATCCTCTTGCACTCGAAATCTATACCGACTAAAGCCTTTAGCCACGCTTCCACACATCAAACTCTTCCCGTCCTACGCACCCACCCCACCCCTTTGCCCCTACCTCACCACCCTCATGCACCTTTTCTTGGCGGAGCGATGGGCCAGTGATTCTCATCCCTCCATACTCCATAGCTAGTGCCCCCCTCTTCGAGTTAATGGAGGTTGCTTGCATTGATGTCCCTCAGTGCTTTGAACGTCTGGgcatcatcatcaccatcaccaGACATCATCATGGACGCCCCCTCTAGTGTTTTATGCCAAACAAGTACTGAGTTCTTCTCCCTTTGTTGTTGCGCTCAAGCCCCTCTTGCTTACCGTCCCGAATCCCACTCCATCTAGCCTAACCGAAGGATTCATCCTCTTGACACCGGTTGCAAATACACCTGTCAATGGCCCTTATCTTAGTTGGAGTGCCAAGATTCTTCAAACTGGGTTATGacccatttttaattttctctcatCATTAGGGATCTCTATTCAGTACTTGGAAATTTTcgctaaaacaaaaatacatgattttatttatttattttatattatttttcactttttttgtcTTTCACAGTAGAGCTGCCATACGTATGTGCGATATTGATAACTATACGTATACATATATGGTATAGAGAGTGACAGGTGCTGATGAGCAACTAAGTGGGAAGTCCCTACAATATCCATTGCAATTGCACTCCATATATCTAAACAGTTGCCTAAGTATTCTCCTATACAATCTTTTTCCCGGTCGACCAAATACAATATAGATGATTCATCAATGTTCCAACTCGGTTAAGGCTTATAAAAGTTAACAGTTTGAAAGGGTTAAGGCTATAGATTAGTAAGGAAAATAAATGGGTGCTCAATTAGAGCCCAATGCCATTACTTCCTAGAGTTGAATTAACTTTTGTTCTGACTGCAAAGTTATCTGTCGTTGGAGGATTTCAATGTTAACTGTTGCCATCGCCACTATGTGACTGAAGAACTGGCGTGGGGATGTCATGTTCGAGCTTAGCAACTGCATCTGGTCCACAGAGTCGAGTCAACTCTTCCTGTTAAAGCAGCAAAAAATGGGCAAAACTTTCTCATCATATTGATGAAAACTTGTATGAAAGAATTGATTGGAATGAATTTGAAAGATCCCGATCCCCTGAAATTCCTTGTCCGAGGTGCTCGGGAAGGTAGGCGCACACCCCTCTCTCATTTCCTGCCCAAATTCCAGAGAATTTGGGCAGGGTATTCCAGGGGATTTAAATCCTCAATTGACAACCagctataaatttttttttcttgttctttaaaTTACGAAAAATTAAGTAAACAGTTACCAGGAACGCAATGAAAAATAGAAGCAAAAGAAAACGTGGAAGTTTATAGTAAAAAGAAAGGGTATAAAATTAAACCTTTATAGAACTATTTTCGGATGTAAGTTTTACACATTCCTCTGAAAGCCTCTGTAGCTCTTCTCTAAGGGTGCGATTGTCATTGCTCAAATTTTCCACCCTTCCTTGTAGTTCTTCACACTCAGCCTGGTTGGGACAAGAAATGTAAGACTGATTTAAAAATATGTGCAAAATTAAACAAGCGCTTCAGCATTCTGACAAAATTGGATAATAAATGCTCTCCTCCCCAACATCAAGCACATGTGAAAACTTCCCAGCAATCAATGAAACGTCCAAGCTATTTGTCACCTAGATAGAATTAAAATAACATCAAGGGTCCCTCAGTTTCATACCATTCATCAACTCCAAAAAGAGATGGCAAAAACATGCAGTTGCTTTGTCACAACTTAACATGGTTGGTCAAATTATAGAAGGCTCGAATCAGGGATTGGAGAACATGACCAAGCGAGTGGGGCATAAGGATTCATGTTCTAATATTGGTAAAGAAACAGGCAAACATTTTCTTCCAACAAGTGACACAAAGTACATTTCTACCTGTTTGCGTAATCTTGACCTCCTAGCTGACTCCCTATTAGATTGCTTCCTCTTCTGTCTTTTCAGCTCGCGTTCATCCTGTCAAAATCAATAGCTAGAATTCAATAAAAGGAATTTGTAGAAAGCCTAATTGGTACAATAAAAAAGGTAAATAGTGAATAATTTCCCAAAAACAAGGTACGGAACTAGCACATATTCAAGTCATTCACAATGACTTTAAAACTTACAGCCTTCCCATGAGAAGCGTGTAAAGTGATAAATCAAAGCCAACACTGACGTATGAGCACATAAAAAAGGATACTCTGGGATGTCACAACTGTGcatgtattaaaatattaatttaaataattaaattcaccatttcctATTAGCATAAGTTTTaaggataagtgatgatttaacatagtattagaacaaaggtcttgagttcaaatattatttttctcgGTCATTTaactcccatttcaattaaaacagTCCACATGTTGTTTGATCACACACGTGAGGGGGACTACTAAAATATTaacttaaatgattaaattcataatttcttatcaaattaagtttttagaataaatagtgatttaacagCGCGTGCAGTGCATAAGTGTTTgtgagaaacaaaacaaaagcaacacTTTGATGAGAACTTTCATTGTTAGATAATTTGCGTACAAATACATTAGAATTGCAATGGGAAATAGGCAAAAACTTCgcgccggggggggggggggggggggtgggggtgtaAGGCTCATACCTGCTGTACCCACTGCTCAGGCATTGCGCCTTCACCTCCAATCACAAGTGCTGATG carries:
- the LOC133864284 gene encoding scarecrow-like protein 15, which translates into the protein MRVPVNPPQTNQSQNPKPVPCNNTGRNIGLHSPNTNTPNLCYEPTSVLDLRRSPSPATERPASAAEISAHPVVLPRPEDPLDLDEHALHNLDWDSIIKELGLHDDPGPALKSVLQFNPCEPQVPHHLPELPHSQQFDPSQFAHSDFNLSEIYSTQNLAHHNLSSFDLAHDFHHIGLNGFEVVEDLIRSADCLDSNQLQLAQAILERLNPRLRSPVGKPLQRAAFYFKEALQTLLTTAGSNRPARLSSWSEIVQSIRTYKAFSGISPIPLFSHFTTNQALLEALHCSTFVHVVDFDIGLGGQYASFMRELAERSSSSDTCKPNGNAPVLRVTAVVPEEYAVESRLIKEKLSQFAQELKIRLQVDFVPFRTFEALSFKAVKFIDGEKTAMLLSPTIFRRLSSNNRIAAFVSDLRRVSPSVVVFVDNEGCTEGTGTASFRRSFVDSLEFYSLMLESLDAAAPGGDWVRKIETVLLRPRISAAVEATWRRAPPWREVFCGAGMRPVQLSPFADFQAECLLGKVQVRGFHVAKSQAELMLCWHERPMVSTSAWRC
- the LOC133865046 gene encoding HVA22-like protein k, with protein sequence MALLGSNVTSEVGLRLLLCPLGSNIVIRTACCSIGIALPVYSTFKAIERKDQNEQQRMLLYWAVYGSFSIVEVFSDKLISWCPLYYHLKFAFLVWLQLPSADGAKQLYMNHLRPFFLRHQARIDQIMGFAYGELVKLISAHQAEIQFVKNMLMKIMGSADQFLRAAVKGDQPRQHSAIEGPTRTSPDTDSDHDG